The following are encoded together in the Adhaeribacter arboris genome:
- a CDS encoding PAS domain-containing hybrid sensor histidine kinase/response regulator, translating to MQTNLLDQIQELQIKLAKAEEDNQLLNEQLIQKEPILARYTTAQPTNQLVAKPSYTYDTVFRQLFQESPEAMVILSLEGTILGVNHTFCTLLQYSESELLRLNYYDVVDITDPKQVVFRQEKSRTGKFRGEMVLVRKDGSRFLADISSNDYMDQDGQFKCWGIIRDISGEREALLRSERDYRDLFNKANDAILIFDPETEQIFDANHKACQLYGYSLPEFTNMSLQGISKDIVRGKAYLQQLIRTGTLENVETTQYRKDGNEIHFSVSASFITYQGKKAVLSINHDITEQKKSEKILLESEERFAAFMDNSPVLAWMKSTRDWCYSYVNLTHKHVLGLSREMVANKTDFDLWPEPIAASLHQNDVKVAESQQAMECREQVILPNGSKRQFLVHKFPIHTLNGASFVAGTAIDITDLVHTQQALQESETRNKAVLATAMESIISMDHSGNIIEFNLAAEKTFGYRRQEVIGKKLHDIILPPYLREGHASGLLHYFRTDETQIMGKRVELTAMRANGEEFPVEISITASGNSKTPVFTGIIQDISERKAAENTLRKSEKQFRLITENMTDLVCLHDPEGKIIYASPSAQDILGYAPEDMMDVSPYEFIHPKDKKRVIEQVVAVLERGKSTKNIEYRIRRKDNQYIWVDSGLRPIFNSNRDVIEVQTVSRDITARKKTERKLKKAKVAAEISAVAKKNFLANMSHEIRTPLNGILGMAGLLNKSLLNDLQQRYLNIIDYSARNLLVIINDILDLAKIESGKLVLEQIPFNIQEILQGVQQALEYKAEEKDILLIVKSFNLNQPFLIGDPHRLTQVLLNLVSNAIKFTNQGVVIIQTEVLEENDTALTLQFAVKDSGIGIPFEKQESIFEGFMQAHAHTSRNYGGTGLGLTICKNLVEKQGGRIWVESIPGKGSKFTFELTFQKAAAALIESAFAEEQTIDFTSLGQLKILLAEDNAVNQFLAQSIMHNWGFTVDIAKNGKEAVELASHQYYDLVLMDIQMPEVSGMEATQQIRRLTDPRKANIPIIALTANALKGDAEQYIAGGMNDYLAKPFEECKLFQKIAANIAPTKPKQADSLLIIKNAINLTISHNAMPEKVCNLAILQSMANGNTEFLIKFLQMFIEQVPPQVQTMQEAVAQADWAKAGNLAHQLKANFDTVGISALHQPIRDLETNARQQTNLDGIPNLMAIIQTVTKQAITELQAEMDHLQKQ from the coding sequence AACAAATCTATTGGATCAAATACAGGAATTACAAATTAAACTAGCGAAAGCCGAAGAAGATAATCAACTGTTAAATGAACAATTAATACAAAAAGAACCAATCCTTGCGCGCTACACAACAGCTCAGCCAACGAACCAGCTAGTAGCTAAGCCATCTTACACGTACGACACGGTTTTCCGGCAATTATTTCAGGAAAGCCCGGAGGCTATGGTTATTTTGTCTTTAGAAGGAACTATTCTGGGCGTGAATCATACATTTTGTACTTTATTGCAATATTCTGAATCAGAACTGCTTCGCCTCAATTACTACGATGTAGTAGATATAACCGATCCCAAACAGGTGGTTTTCCGGCAGGAAAAAAGCCGGACGGGCAAGTTCCGAGGAGAAATGGTTTTGGTCCGCAAAGATGGTAGCCGGTTTTTAGCCGATATTAGTTCGAACGATTACATGGATCAAGACGGCCAGTTTAAATGTTGGGGAATAATAAGGGATATTTCGGGTGAGCGAGAAGCTTTACTACGTTCCGAACGGGATTACCGCGATCTTTTTAACAAAGCCAATGATGCTATCCTCATATTTGATCCGGAAACAGAACAAATTTTTGATGCTAACCACAAAGCCTGCCAACTTTACGGCTATTCCCTGCCGGAGTTTACGAACATGAGTTTGCAGGGTATTTCTAAAGATATTGTCCGGGGTAAGGCCTATTTACAACAACTTATTCGTACCGGTACCCTGGAAAATGTAGAAACTACTCAATACCGAAAAGATGGTAATGAAATTCATTTTTCGGTAAGTGCTTCGTTTATCACTTACCAAGGAAAAAAAGCAGTATTATCTATTAACCACGACATAACAGAACAGAAAAAATCTGAAAAAATATTGCTGGAAAGTGAAGAACGCTTTGCGGCGTTTATGGACAATAGCCCGGTACTAGCCTGGATGAAAAGCACCCGCGACTGGTGCTATAGTTATGTGAACTTAACTCATAAACATGTTTTGGGGCTATCGCGCGAGATGGTAGCTAATAAAACGGATTTTGACTTATGGCCAGAACCAATAGCTGCTTCTTTGCACCAAAATGATGTAAAAGTGGCAGAAAGTCAGCAGGCAATGGAATGCCGCGAACAGGTAATCCTGCCGAATGGATCTAAAAGGCAATTTTTAGTACATAAATTTCCCATTCATACTTTAAATGGTGCTTCGTTTGTTGCCGGTACAGCGATAGATATTACCGATTTGGTTCATACCCAACAGGCTTTACAGGAAAGCGAAACCCGCAATAAGGCGGTGTTGGCGACGGCAATGGAAAGTATTATTAGTATGGACCATAGTGGTAATATTATAGAATTTAACCTGGCAGCTGAAAAAACTTTTGGCTACCGCCGGCAAGAGGTAATAGGTAAAAAACTTCATGATATTATTCTTCCACCTTATTTACGGGAAGGGCATGCTTCGGGTCTGTTGCACTACTTTAGAACCGACGAAACTCAAATTATGGGTAAGAGGGTAGAATTAACTGCCATGCGCGCCAACGGCGAAGAATTTCCGGTGGAGATTTCTATTACGGCCAGCGGTAATTCTAAAACTCCTGTTTTTACCGGTATTATCCAGGATATTAGCGAACGCAAAGCGGCGGAGAATACATTGCGGAAAAGCGAAAAACAGTTCCGGTTAATAACCGAGAACATGACCGATTTAGTTTGTTTGCATGACCCCGAAGGAAAAATCATTTATGCTTCGCCTTCCGCCCAAGATATTTTAGGTTATGCTCCGGAAGATATGATGGATGTTTCGCCGTACGAGTTTATTCACCCGAAAGATAAGAAACGAGTAATCGAACAGGTAGTAGCGGTGCTGGAAAGAGGCAAATCAACTAAAAACATTGAATACCGGATTCGCCGGAAGGATAATCAATACATTTGGGTAGATAGTGGCTTACGTCCCATATTTAATTCAAACCGGGACGTAATTGAAGTACAAACCGTGTCGCGGGATATTACTGCCCGCAAAAAAACGGAACGTAAGCTTAAAAAGGCAAAAGTAGCCGCCGAAATCTCGGCGGTGGCAAAGAAAAATTTCTTAGCGAATATGAGTCACGAAATTCGGACCCCGCTTAATGGTATTTTGGGCATGGCCGGTTTGTTAAATAAATCCCTCCTGAACGACCTGCAACAAAGATACCTGAACATTATTGATTATTCGGCCCGTAACTTATTAGTCATTATCAACGATATCTTGGACCTGGCGAAAATTGAATCGGGTAAGTTGGTGCTGGAACAAATTCCTTTTAATATTCAGGAGATTTTGCAGGGTGTGCAGCAAGCCTTGGAGTACAAAGCAGAAGAAAAAGATATTCTCTTAATTGTAAAAAGTTTTAATTTAAATCAGCCGTTTTTAATTGGCGATCCGCATCGTCTTACCCAAGTATTGCTGAATTTAGTAAGTAATGCTATTAAGTTTACGAACCAAGGAGTAGTCATTATTCAAACAGAAGTTCTGGAGGAAAACGATACTGCGCTTACCTTACAATTTGCGGTAAAAGATTCGGGTATTGGCATACCATTCGAAAAACAGGAAAGTATTTTCGAAGGCTTTATGCAGGCGCATGCCCATACTTCCCGCAATTATGGGGGCACTGGCTTAGGTCTTACTATCTGTAAAAATTTAGTAGAGAAGCAAGGAGGCCGTATTTGGGTGGAAAGTATCCCGGGTAAGGGGAGTAAGTTTACGTTTGAACTTACGTTTCAAAAAGCGGCCGCTGCTCTAATTGAAAGTGCTTTTGCGGAAGAACAAACCATTGATTTTACTAGTTTAGGACAATTAAAAATACTACTGGCCGAAGACAATGCGGTTAATCAGTTTTTAGCCCAATCTATTATGCACAATTGGGGTTTTACCGTGGATATAGCCAAAAACGGTAAAGAAGCCGTGGAATTAGCTTCTCATCAATACTACGATTTAGTATTAATGGACATCCAAATGCCCGAAGTAAGTGGCATGGAAGCAACGCAGCAGATCCGGCGCCTAACTGATCCCCGGAAGGCCAATATCCCCATCATTGCGTTAACGGCCAATGCTTTAAAAGGAGATGCCGAGCAATACATTGCTGGTGGTATGAACGATTACCTGGCTAAGCCTTTTGAAGAATGTAAACTTTTTCAGAAAATAGCAGCTAATATAGCTCCAACTAAACCCAAGCAGGCTGATTCCTTATTAATTATAAAAAACGCAATAAATTTGACTATATCCCACAATGCAATGCCCGAAAAAGTTTGTAACCTAGCCATATTGCAAAGCATGGCCAATGGAAATACCGAGTTTTTAATAAAGTTTTTGCAAATGTTTATTGAGCAGGTACCCCCGCAGGTTCAGACCATGCAGGAAGCCGTGGCCCAAGCCGATTGGGCGAAAGCAGGTAATCTGGCGCATCAGCTAAAAGCAAATTTTGATACTGTAGGAATTTCTGCCTTGCACCAGCCCATTCGGGATCTGGAAACGAACGCCCGGCAACAAACCAATTTAGATGGCATTCCCAACTTAATGGCTATTATTCAAACTGTAACCAAACAAGCTATTACAGAATTACAAGCCGAAATGGATCACTTGCAAAAGCAATAG